One window of the Trifolium pratense cultivar HEN17-A07 linkage group LG2, ARS_RC_1.1, whole genome shotgun sequence genome contains the following:
- the LOC123908648 gene encoding pyruvate dehydrogenase E1 component subunit beta, mitochondrial — protein MLGVIRNKSIRHTLSNFRQFSSSAKQMTVRDALNSALDEEMSADPKVFLMGEEVGEYQGAYKISKGLLEKYGPERVRDTPITEAGFTGIGVGAAYYGLKPVVEFMTFNFSMQAIDHIINSAAKSNYMSAGQISVPIVFRGPNGAAAGVGAQHSHCYAAWYGSCPGLKVLAPYSSEDARGLLKAAIRDPDPVVFLENELLYGESFPVSAEVLDSSFCLPIGKAKIEREGKDVTITAFSKMVGFALKAAEILEKEGISAEVINLRSIRPLDRSTINTSVRKTNRLVTVEEGFPQHGVGAEICTSVIEESFGYLDAPVERIAGADVPMPYAANLERLAVPQVEDIVRAAKRACHRSVPLAAAA, from the exons ATGTTGGGTGTCATAAGAAACAAG AGTATTCGCCATACCCTCTCCAATTTCAGACAGTTCTCTTCTTCCGCCAAACAG ATGACAGTGAGAGATGCTCTCAATTCTGCGCTTGATGAGGAAATGTCAGCTGATCCTAAAGTTTTCTTGATGGGTGAAGAG GTTGGAGAATATCAAGGTGCATATAAG ATATCCAAGGGACTTCTGGAGAAGTATGGCCCTGAGAGGGTTCGCGACACTCCCATCACTGAG GCTGGGTTTACTGGGATTGGAGTTGGCGCTGCTTACTATGGTCTAAAGCCTGTTGTGGAGTTTATGACATTTAACTTCTCCATGCAG GCAATAGATCACATCATTAATTCTGCTGCGAAATCAAATTACATGTCTGCTGGGCAAATATCTGTACCTATTGTCTTTAGAGGACCCAATGGTGCTGCTGCTGGTGTTGGTGCTCAACACTCTCAT TGTTATGCAGCTTGGTATGGATCGTGCCCTGGGTTAAAAGTGTTGGCACCATATTCATCTGAAGATGCTCGTGGTTTACTTAAAGCGGCTATAAGGGACCCTGATCCTGTAGTTTTCCTTGAAAATGAGTTGTT ATATGGTGAGTCATTCCCTGTTTCCGCCGAAGTTCTTGATTCCAGTTTTTGCCTTCCCATTGGAAAAGCGAAG ATTGAGAGAGAAGGAAAAGATGTGACTATTACAGCCTTCTCAAAAATGGTTGGCTTTGCTCTAAAG GCTGCTGAGATACTGGAAAAAGAAGGAATCAGTGCTGAG GTTATTAATTTACGTTCAATCCGGCCGCTTGATCGATCCACCATCAATACTTCTGTCAGGAAAACCAACAGACTGGTGACAGTTGAAGAAGGGTTTCCTCAGCATGGTGTTGGCGCTGAAATCTG TACATCCGTCATTGAGGAGAGTTTTGGCTATCTTGATGCACCGGTTGAGAGAATTGCTGGGGCTGATGTTCCCATGCCTTATGCTGCAAATCTAGAGAGATTGGCTGTCCCACAG GTTGAAGATATTGTTCGTGCTGCAAAGAGAGCATGCCACAGATCTGTGCCTTTGGCTGCAGCTGcctaa
- the LOC123911026 gene encoding peptidyl-prolyl cis-trans isomerase FKBP12: MGVEKQVVRPGNGPKPNPGQNVTVHCTGYGKNGDLSQKFWSTKDPGQNPFTFKIGQGSVIKGWDEGVLGMQIGEIARLRCSPDYAYGASGFPAWGIQPNSVLEFEIEVLSAQ; the protein is encoded by the exons atgggaGTTGAGAAGCAAGTTGTTAGACCTGGAAATGGACCCAAGCCAAATCCCGGCCAGAACGTCACTGTTCACTGCACCGGTTACG GGAAAAACGGTGACCTTTCTCAGAAGTTCTGGAG CACAAAGGATCCTGGTCAGAACCCCTTCACTTTCAAAATCGGTCAAGGTTCTGTTATCAAag GATGGGATGAAGGTGTCCTTGGCATGCAAATCGGCGAAATTGCTCGTCTTCGG TGCTCTCCTGATTATGCCTATGGTGCCAGTGGCTTTCCTGCTTGGGGAATACAGCCCAACTCTGTCTTGGAATTTGAGATCGAGGTCTTAAGTGCACAATGA
- the LOC123908646 gene encoding dolichyl-diphosphooligosaccharide--protein glycosyltransferase subunit 4A has translation MIDDEALGFIANFLGIFIFALVIAYHLVIADPKYEAN, from the coding sequence ATGATTGATGATGAAGCTTTGGGATTTATTGCCAACTTTCTTGGCATTTTCATTTTTGCTCTGGTTATAGCATATCATTTGGTCATTGCAGACCCTAAATATGAAGCCAATTAG
- the LOC123907020 gene encoding root phototropism protein 3-like: MWESESDSAARHKYGDGILTSNKPAVKTEGFLQRGHSWYVATDIPSDFLVQIGEANFHLHKYPLISRSGKLSRVIYESREPDVNKIVMNDIPGGFEAFELAAKFCYGIAVDLTAGNISGLRCAAEYLEMTEDLEEGNLIFKTEAFLSYVVLSSWRDSIVVLKSCEKLSPWSENLQIVRRCSESIAWKACANPKGIKWSYTGRSSSKISSPRWNSNNNSNDMMKDTSPSRNQLVPPDWWFEDVSILRIDHFVRVITAIKVKGMRFELIGAAIMHYATKWLQGLVSETSITFDETSNCGVSNSNSSSSSSGSSWIKGDGGLHMIVSGNREETSSLQAKEQRMIIESLISIIPPQKDTVSCTFLLRLLRMAIMLKVAPALVTELEKRVGMQFEQATLSDLLIPCYNKGDTMMYDVDLVLRLLEHFLVQEQTENSSPKRQSFSEKHLGCNLNAKARVARLVDSYLTEVARDRNLSLTKFQVLAEALPESARTCDDGLYRAIDSYLKAHPTLSEHERKRLCRVMDCQKLSIDACMHAAQNERLPLRVVVQVLFAEQVKISTALSNPSLKDVESFPQPIVTNRKTLLEATPQSFQEGWTSAKKDVNTLKFEVESVKAKYLELQNDMENLQKQFDKMLKQKQTSAWSSGWKKLSKLTKMTNVQQNHDHHVSPHNIVPEASEQNRKTTRRWRNSIS; the protein is encoded by the exons ATGTGGGAATCTGAGAGTGATTCAGCTGCTAGACACAAATATGGAGATGGAATTCTCACTTCAAACAAACCTGCTGTTAAGACTGAAGGATTTCTACAAAGAGGTCACTCTTG GTATGTTGCAACTGATATTCCAAGTGATTTTCTTGTTCAAATTGGAGAAGCTAATTTCCATTTACACAAG TATCCTCTTATATCTCGAAGCGGAAAGTTGAGTAGAGTCATATATGAATCGCGTGAACCGGATGTGAATAAGATAGTTATGAATGATATCCCTGGTGGATTTGAGGCTTTTGAACTTGCAGCCAAGTTCTGCTATGGAATTGCTGTTGATTTAACAGCAGGAAATATCTCAGGACTAAGATGTGCCGCGGAGTATCTAGAAATGACAGAAGATTTAGAAGAAGGTAATCTTATATTCAAAACAGAAGCATTTCTTAGCTATGTTGTTTTATCATCATGGAGAGACTCTATAGTAGTTTTGAAAAGTTGCGAAAAGCTATCACCGTGGTCCGAGAATCTTCAAATTGTTCGTCGATGCAGTGAGTCTATAGCTTGGAAAGCTTGTGCTAATCCAAAAGGGATAAAATGGTCTTACACTGGAAGATCATCATCGAAAATTTCAAGTCCAAGATGGAattctaataataatagtaatgatATGATGAAAGATACAAGTCCAAGTAGGAATCAACTAGTTCCTCCCGATTGGTGGTTCGAAGATGTTTCAATCCTTAGAATTGATCACTTTGTTAGAGTCATTACTGCTATTAAGGTAAAAGGAATGAGATTTGAGTTAATTGGTGCGGCAATAATGCATTATGCAACTAAATGGTTACAAGGATTGGTTAGTGAAACATCAATCACATTCGATGAAACCAGCAATTGCGGTGtcagtaatagtaatagtagtagtagtagcagCGGTAGTAGCTGGATCAAAGGCGATGGAGGACTTCATATGATTGTTTCCGGTAATAGAGAAGaaacttcaagtcttcaagcaAAAGAACAAAGGATGATAATCGAGAGTCTCATAAGCATTATTCCTCCTCAAAAGGATACTGTTTCATGCACTTTTCTTCTTCGGCTTTTGAGAATGGCAATCATGTTAAAGGTCGCACCTGCATTGGTTACTGAATTAGAGAAAAGAGTTGGAATGCAATTTGAGCAAGCTACACTTTCTGATCTTTTAATTCCTTGTTATAATAAAGGAGATACAATGATGTATGATGTTGATCTTGTTTTGAGACTACTCGAGCATTTTCTTGTTCAAGAACAAACCGAAAATTCTAGTCCTAAAAGACAATCATTTTCTGAGAAACATTTGGGATGTAACCTTAATGCTAAAGCAAGAGTAGCAAGGCTTGTTGACAGTTATCTTACTGAGGTTGCAAGAGATAGAAACCTTTCATTGACAAAGTTTCAAGTACTTGCTGAAGCTTTGCCTGAATCAGCTAGAACCTGTGATGATGGACTTTATAGAGCTATTGATTCATATCTTAAG GCACATCCAACACTTTCTGAACACGAAAGGAAGCGACTCTGCCGCGTAATGGATTGTCAAAAACTCTCAATtgatgcatgcatgcatgctgCACAAAATGAAAGGCTTCCACTAAGAGTAGTTGTACAAGTCCTATTCGCCGAACAGGTAAAAATAAGTACTGCATTATCCAACCCTTCTCTGAAAGATGTTGAATCCTTTCCTCAACCAATTGTTACAAACCGAAAAACACTTCTCGAGGCAACGCCACAATCATTCCAAGAAGGATGGACATCTGCTAAAAAAGATGTCAACACACTAAAATTTGAGGTGGAGAGTGTGAAAGCAAAGTACTTAGAGCTTCAAAATGATATGGAAAATTTGCAGAAACAATTTGATAAGATGTTAAAGCAGAAGCAAACTTCAGCTTGGAGTAGTGGTTGGAAGAAATTGAGCAAACTTACAAAGATGACAAATGTACAACAAAATCATGATCATCATGTTTCACCTCATAATATTGTTCCAGAAGCTTCAGAACAGAACAGAAAGACTACTAGAAGGTGGAGAAATTCAATATCTTGA
- the LOC123908645 gene encoding protein PELPK1-like produces MASYSSFILAVFIAISFSSMNISLAARNLLQTSNPTTPTLPKPTLPPLPTVPTLPQGKVPPLPTIPTLPQGKVPPLPTIPTLPQANVPPLPTIPTLPKPTQPSIPSTIPTIPTIPQFTLPPLPNFPTTIPITLPSFPFFTPPPSKTSP; encoded by the coding sequence ATGGCCTCTTATAGTTCCTTCATTTTAGCAGTTTTCATTGCTATTTCCTTCTCAAGCATGAACATTAGCCTAGCAGCTCGTAATCTTCTACAAACATCAAATCCAACTACACCAACACTTCCAAAACCAACATTGCCACCTTTGCCAACAGTTCCAACATTACCTCAAGGAAAGGTTCCACCTTTGCCAACAATTCCAACACTACCTCAAGGAAAAGTTCCACCTTTGCCAACAATTCCAACATTGCCTCAAGCAAATGTTCCACCTTTGCCTACAATCCCAACATTACCAAAACCTACTCAGCCATCAATTCCTAGTACAATCCCAACCATTCCAACTATTCCACAATTCACTCTTCCACCACTTCCAAACTTTCCTACTACAATTCCAATCACTTTGCCATCATTCCCCTTCTTTACTCCACCACCTTCAAAAACTAGCCCTTGA
- the LOC123907021 gene encoding transcription factor bHLH143-like, with product MVKAHESWPCPQHVAWPSHYLNCDSALPDPSMCGHSANLNPSTCTFPSVSAFPGFTSLATPSLQTDQTNEVQGFLQDPKTEPCLKETHTSGAMQNTNPASLQKKFIIFDRSGNKTRLFYSPIFSLVQSPIGTTTQFAQACDVNLDGQATNFGQKRFPKYSSPEESDQDHVVNEESEMHEDTEEINALLYSDDYDSDDDGDGDGDEEVTSTGHSPLANQMTYLIQEQIKDTKEDVASSDWPNKRHKLIDGRYTSLPPPVDSASSVRLNKSCDSVSDAESKYSSGEMYFARQTEEDNSAVGDIQLKRHKIRETLRILENLTPGAKGKHPLLVIDETIDYLKSLMSQSGMLGVKYH from the coding sequence ATGGTTAAGGCCCATGAGTCTTGGCCTTGCCCACAGCATGTGGCTTGGCCATCACATTATTTGAATTGCGACAGCGCGTTGCCGGATCCTAGTATGTGTGGTCATTCGGCAAATCTAAACCCTAGTACATGCACATTTCCTTCTGTCAGTGCATTTCCGGGATTCACAAGTCTTGCTACCCCAAGCCTGCAGACTGATCAAACCAATGAAGTGCAAGGGTTCCTTCAGGATCCCAAAACAGAACCATGTTTGAAAGAAACACATACTAGTGGGGCTATGCAAAACACAAATCCTGCATCTTTGCAGAAgaagtttattatttttgacCGGTCTGGTAATAAGACAAGGTTGTTTTATAGTCCTATCTTCTCACTTGTCCAGAGTCCAATTGGTACTACTACGCAATTCGCTCAAGCATGTGATGTAAATCTGGATGGACAGGCAACTAATTTTGGTCAGAAACGTTTTCCGAAATACAGTTCGCCCGAAGAGTCAGATCAGGATCATGTAGTTAACGAAGAAAGTGAAATGCATGAAGACACAGAAGAAATCAATGCATTGCTTTATTCTGATGATTATGATTCTGATGATGACGGCGACGGTGACGGTGACGAAGAGGTAACAAGTACAGGCCATTCTCCATTGGCTAATCAAATGACTTATTTGATACAAGAACAAATCAAGGACACAAAGGAGGATGTTGCTAGCTCTGATTGGCCAAACAAAAGACATAAGTTAATTGACGGTAGGTACACAAGTTTACCACCACCTGTGGACAGTGCTAGTTCAGTAAGACTAAACAAATCATGTGACAGTGTCAGTGATGCCGAGTCAAAGTATTCTTCTGGCGAAATGTATTTCGCCAGGCAAACTGAAGAAGATAATTCAGCAGTTGGCGATATTCAATTGAAAAGGCATAAAATCCGTGAAACATTGAGAATTCTTGAGAACTTAACTCCTGGAGCAAAAGGAAAGCATCCACTGCTAGTCATCGATGAAACTATTGATTACTTAAAATCTTTGATGTCCCAAAGTGGTATGCTTGGGGTGAAATATCACTAA